The segment CCTGTGCCGCCTTGTTCTTTGCTGATCAGGAGTTCCTCTATGCCCATCGTGCCCGCATCCGTACGTCCCCTCGCAATCGGCGTCCGCTTGGCGACCATGTTGTTCGCGGCGAGCGCGCTTACTGCGCCGGCCATGGCACCGGCGGCTTCGGTGCCATCAACCGCTCCTGCCCGCGCGGATCGGCAGGCCGAACGCCGCCCGAACATCGTGATCGTCCTGCTCGACGATGTCGGCTTCGGTGCCAGCTCGGCCTTTGGCGGAGCGGTGCACACTCCCGCGCTCGAAAAGCTCGCGGGGTCTGGGCTCACCTATAACCGCTTCCACACCACCTCGGTCTGCTCGCCGACGCGCGCGGCGCTCCTCACCGGCCGCAATGCGCACCGGGTGGCGGCTGGCGGGGTGATCGAATTTCCGCACCGTGGCTATGACTGGTCCTGGCCGGATAATTCGGCCACCGTCGCGCAGGTGCTTCGGAAGGAAGGCTATGCCACCGCCGCCTTTGGCAAGTGGCACAACACCCCCGCCGCCGAGATCGGCCCCGCCGGCCCGTTCGATCGCTGGCCCACCGGCCTTGGATTTCAGCATTTCTACGGCTTCATGCAGGGGCAGGACAGCCAATGGGAACCACTGCTCTACCGCGATACGACCCCTGTCGATCCCCCCGCACCGGCCAACCAGCCCTATCATTTCAGCGAGGATATTGCCGACCAGGCGATCCGCTGGCTGAAGACGCGCGAAGCGGTTGATCCGGGCAGGCCCTATTTCCTCTATTTCGCACCCGGCGGCGCGCACGCCCCGCATCATGTGGCACCCGAATGGAGCGACAAATATCGCGGGCGGTTCGATCAGGGATGGGATCGCCTGCGCGAGGAGGTTTTCACGCGCCAGAAGAAGATGGGCATCATCCCCGCCGATGCGGAACTGACGCCCCGGCCAGACGAATTGCCGGCATGGGACAGCCTCTCCCCCGACCAGAAACGCCTTTACGCCCGGCAGATGGAAATCTTTGCCGGTTTTCTCGAGCATACCGATCACGAGGTCGGCCGTATGCTCGACGCCGTGCGCGCCGCGCCGGGTGGCGAAAACACGATGGTTCTCTATGTCGTCGGCGACAATGGCGGCAGTGGCGAGGGGGCGCCCGATGGCTCGGACATTGGTCTCGCCAACATCATCTACCGGCTCCCCTCCACCGTCGACGAGCAGTTGTCGCATCTCGATCGACTGGGCACGCGCGACTATGATAACCATTTCAGCGCGGCCTGGGCTTGGGCAACCACCACGCCCTTCCATTGGATGAAGCGCGTCGCCTCATCCTTTGGCGGCACGCGCAATCCGCTCATCGTTTCCTGGCCAGCGCGTATCGGCGCGCGCGGAGAGGTGCGCAGCCAGTTCACCGCCGCGAACGACCTGGTTCCGACCATCTATGAAGCGGTGGGCATCACGCCTCCCCGCATGGTCAACGGCGTCGAGCAGACCGGGTTTGACGGTGTCAGCTTCGCCTACAGCTTCAACGCGCCGGCCGCGCCGTCGCGTCACCGCATCCAATATTTCGAGGAAACCGGCAATCGCGCAATCTACCAGGATGGCTGGATGGCTGCCGCGCGGCGGTCGCTGCCCTGGACGCTCAGTTGCAACCCCGATTTCGCCGGGGATCGCTGGGCGCTCTACAATGTCGACAAGGATTTCAGCCAAGCGCGCGATCTATCTGCGGAATACCCTGAAAAGCTGAAGACACTGCAGGCGTTGTTCGAACGCGAGGCCAAGGCGAACCACGTCTATCCGATGCAGGATGGCTGCATCATCAAGACCGCGGGCAGTCAGACGATCACCGGCGGCAAGGCAGCGGAGGGAGCGCCGTCTGAGCCTCGGAAGATCGTTTATCCAGCGGGCATGGATCGCCTGCCCGTCGCCAAGGCCCCGGACTTTTCGGGCTCGCACGAAATCAGCGTGCCCGTGGACTTGAACGACGGTCGCGCCGAAGGCGTCATCCTCACCAACGGCAGCCGCTATGGCGGCTTTACGCTCTATGTCCGGAGCGGAAAGCTCGTCTACGAGGCCAATTTCTTCGGCAAGGAACGGATATCGCTCAAAGCTCCTCTGCCGTCAGCGGCCACGACGATCGGCTATCGCTTCACCCGCGAACAGCCCGGCCGGTTTGGCGGTGGAACCGGGCAATTGCTTGTCAATGGCAAGGTGGTCGCCACCCGCCGGTTCGAACATATTGGTCCCCCGGCGCAGTTCGGCAGCTTCGGCGTCGGCCGCTCGCACGGCGGCGCGGTCAGCAACGCCTATGACGGCGCCTATGCCTTCACCGGCATGTTGGGGCCAGTGACAATCACCTTGCGTTGAAGCAGGAGGGGGCGGATCGCCGCCCCCTCCTGAACCCAGGACCGCAGCAACCACCCAACTGTTACTTACGCGTTTGGATCACAAACTCGCTTGGGCTTCCGACGAAGAGCAGAAGGGCTGCCTGGTCGGAGACATTGCGCGCGCAGTGGGGTAGCCGTGAATCGAAATGCATGCTGTCACCAGGCTTGAGGACAGCCTTGGTCTGCCCAACCGTAACGTGAAGCTCGCCTTCCAGCAGGTAATAGACAGCCTCACCATTACGTCGCCCCACAGGGAAGACATGGCCAGGCGGGATACGGATGTGCATCACATCCAGCCGGCGATTTTCAAGCTGTGAGGAAAGATCATGGTAGACCACAGGGGAATCAACCGCGATCACCTTTGGGTTGGCAGCGCGATGCACAATCTGCGTGTCTTCGGGAATGGTCATGAAGTAGCTCAGGTCGACATCGAGCGCTTTGGCGAGCGCGAGAAGCGAAATGAGCGAGGGCGTTGTGAGATCGCGCTCGGCCTGGGAGATGAACGGCGCGGATAACCCCGACGTCTCGGAAAGTTCGCGTAGCGTGAGGCCGAGTTCCTTGCGGCGCGCCCTGATGCGTTCCCCCAACGGCAATTGCGGTCGCTTTTCGGACTTGGTTCCCAGCAATTGACTATGGCTCCACGACGTTATGCTGCCCGATGAGCAGAAGCGATACGCACTGCCTCATTGATCAGCAAGCCTTACGCTCGCATAGACATATTCGAGAGCCATCCGCCGAGCGGTTTCGGCGAGATTGGACGCTGCGCTATGTCCACCATCGATGTTCTCGTAGTAAAAATAAGGTTGCCCCAACGCTGCGAGCCTGGCTGCGGCCTTGCGGGCATGCGCTGGATGGACCCGGTCATCCTTGGTTGAACTCAGGATCAGCGGCGACGGATAACGCTTGTCGGCAACGAGGTTGTGATAGGGGGAATAAGCCTCCAGCCACTTGCGCTGTGTGGGGTTTTCAGGGTCACCATATTCTCCGACATAGGATGCCCCTGCCCCAAGCTTCGTGAAACGAAGCATATCGAACAATGGAACCTGCACGATTGCAGCATTGAACAAATCCGGGCGCTGCGTCATGGCGGCGCCGACCAACAATCCCCCCTGACTTCCGCCGACGACCCCAAGGTGGCTGGGGGACGACATTTTTCGATCGATCAGGTCCTGTGCGACAGCGATAAAGTCATCCCATGTCCGTTGCTTGTTCGCGCCCTGGCCCGCTTCATGCCAGCTCGGCCCGAATTCACCTCCACCGCGCAGATTAGCGACAACATAGGCATTGCCCTGTTCGAGCCACAGCCGCCCCATCGCACCTGCATAGGCGGGCAATTGCGAAATCTGGAATCCGCCATAACCATATAGAAGCGTGGGCGTTGAGCCGTCCATTCTGGCGTTTTTCGGTCGGACAAGAAAATATGGGATGCGAACGCCATCGCGCGAGACGGCGAAAAACTGTTCGACGACATGCTGTGATGCGTCAAAACGCTCCGGCGAACTCTTGAGAACCTCAATTTTTCCGTTGGCGGCGTCGTAATACCAAAGCGAGGTGGGTGTGAGGTAGTTCGTGACAGTGAACATGACCTCGTCGCTGTCGCTTGAGGCAGAAGCGAAACCGATAGCCGCATTTGCCGGCAGCTCGATCGGCGTCGAATGCCATGCCTTCCCGTCATGGTGATAGGACAATGCCTTCCCCTGAACATTGTCGAGTATCGTTAGAAACAGCCGGTTCTTCGTTATGCGATAGCTGTTGATCGCCTGACGGGAGCTCGGTTCGAACACCAGCGATGGCTGAGCGCCAAGGGGATCACGCTTCCACTCTTCGAGGTCGTAGGACAGGAGGGAACCGGACTTGAAGTGCGCCCCACTCGCGGCGGTCCAATCTTCGCCCAACGAGAGAAGCAGGCGACCACTCACAATCCCGCCAAGGGCGGCCTTTTTGGGCAAAGGCAGTTGCACGGGCCCCTTTGGCCCGAACAACACATATTCATACTCGAAATAGCTGAGGCCCCGGGCCACCCCAACGGCGTGGACCCTGCCTGCCGCATCGCGGAGAACCATGGGGGAGACGCCGACATCGTCCACCGTGCCACGATACACTTCACGCGCGCTGGAAAGCGGTTGCCCGCGCTTCAATTCCTTGACGACAAACGGATAACCGGCCTTGGTTACACTTGCGTCATCCCATGGGCGCGCGACAAGCAGCGTGTCCGCATCAACCCAGACAATATTCTGCTTGCCTTCCGGCAGATCAAATCCGCCCTCAACGAAGGCTTTGTCTTTGACATCGAATTCGCGGAGCGCGGTTGCATCCTTGCCGCCGTCTGACAGGCTTAGCAGGCAGAGGCGCTCATCCGGCGGAAGGCAGTCCCCACCGGCATATACCCAGTTCCGCTTCTCCGCTGCGGCAAGCGCATCGAAATCAAGGATCGTCTCCCAAGCGGGCGTCGCAGTGCGGTAACTTGCAAGGGTCGTGCTGCGCCAGATCCCGCGGACATGCGTCTCATCCTGCCAGAAATTGTCGAGGCCATTGGCAGTGAAGTTCACATAAGGGATACGATCCTGCGCCTGGAGGATCGCCAAGGCCTGATCCCGAAATTGATTATAGCGAGGATCCGATTGCAGCACGCGAAGGGTTTTCTCGTTTTCTGCGCGCACCCATGCCAGGGCGCGCGTGCCTTCGATGTCTTCAAGCCAAAGATAGGGGTCATCGGAACCGGTGGCGGACGGCGCTGGATCCTGCGCGACCGCTGGGGCGACGAGCAATGCCATCGGAAGAAGTGCGGCGAGAAATTGTTTTTTCATCCGGCATACCCTGGGGCCTCCTCCAACTCGCCAAGTGCAGCCAAGCACCTTGTCCAAGGGAGTTTGTGAGGTGAGTTGAACGCGATAGTTAGTTTGGCGGCAGGCAAGGAGCGGCGCTTACGCCGCCCCTTGGTCCTTTTCAGCGGCGCAGCCTTACGCCGACATAAACAGTCCGGCCAATCACATCGTAAAGACCGGAAGTCGCACCATATTCGAAATTGGCGCCCCCCGATTCAGCGCCGGGGAGACGCGGCGGTGCGCGATCAAAGGCATTGTTTACGCCCGCGAACAGCGTGAACTTCTGGTTCACGTCGACCGACCCGTAAAAGTCATGATAGAAAACGTCTCCGGTGTGCACCACGTCATAAAGGTCTGACGTGATGGATTCGCTGGGACGCATCGACGACAGGTATCGCATATTCCAGTTCAGCGTGAACGGGCCGTTGGCATAATTCGTGCGCACAACCCCCTTCCATTTGGGTGCCCCGAATACACCTGCTGTTTCATTGATGGTGTTGGCGTCGGTCGGATCATAGGTGAACTTGCGGGAAATCAGGCGGGTGAAGGCGGCATTAAACGAAAGCCGTCCGGCGTTGCGCCCAAGATCAAACCAGATATCTGCTTCGATATCGACACCCTTGGTTCGATATTCTGAAAGATTCAGCTGCTTCGTTACCACGGACACAAGGTCGTTGTTTGCATCACGCGTCACGAAATCACAGAAGATGTTATCCAGCGTGGGTGCATCCACACACTTGTTCAGGATCTGCTGAGCACCAAAGGAATCGATTGCACCACGAAGCTTAATGTCAAAATAATCAACGCTCACCGTCAGATTGGGCAAGAAGCGCGGCTTTACAACCGCCCCTGCGGTTAGGGTCTTGGCCGTCTCTACGCCAAGATCCGTATTGCCAGTGGAGATCACGTCACGAAACTGCCAATAGGTATTGACGTTTTGCGGCGAAATAATTGCACAGTTTGCCGCTGTATATTGCGTACGGGTGGATCGGTTTACGACATCCCAATAGTTGCAGGGATCCGCCAACCATTCACCTCCGACGCGGGTCGATGTGAAGAGCTCACTGATATTCGGCGCACGCACGGCCTTGCCATAGGTCGTGCGAAAACGGATGTCTCTGACCGGAGCCCATTCGCCGGCAAGTTTGTACGCGGTCGTGCCGCCGGCCGTGCTGTAGTCGGAATAGCGGACAGCGCCTTCGATGGCGAGCGAGTGGAAGAAAGGCTTTTCCTTGAGCAGCGGAACACGAAGTTCGCCAAATATTTCCGTTACGTCATATTTGCCCACCAGCGCCGTTTCGGTGACACCGATGGTCGGATCGAACAGCGGGCTAGTCGGGTCGAATTCGGGCGTAGCCCCGATATTGTTGCTCTCGCTGCGATACTCGCCACCAAGCACGACCTGAACCTCGCCTGCGGGGAGCGCAAAGAGTGACCCCGTCAAATAACCCGACAGCACATGTTGCCGCAGCGTTTGCCGTGATGGGTTCGTATCATACTGAAGATAATCGATAACCTGCGGTGTCAGTTGCTGGAACGGGTTTAGAGGAACGCAGCCATTGGTCGGATCGGTGAGCGTGCTGCGACAGATCGCGTTGCCCATTCCATCGCTCGTCGTGTCGAGCGCGAGATAATAGCGATCCGTCGCCGTACCGTTTCGCGATTCAACCTCTTGGCGGGTCTGGCCGAAGGAATAGGACGCCGTCCATTTCCATTCATACCCGAAGAGGTTTGGGATAGTGCCTTCCAAGCCGGCGGTCGCCTGCACCGTGGAGCGGCGATACAGCGCCTCTCCCCTTCCGAGTTCCGAATAACGCCGAGTGAAGGGTATATCGTACAGAATTGGCCCGCCATTCGCGGCGATCATCTCGGATGTAATAAAGGGGCTGTCGGCGGGTACATAGTCGTAGCCATAAGCGGCATGTGCCTGGTATCCGGCGCGCGAATGGGTCCGCGAATATCCGGCATCGGCGAAGAAGCTGATGCGGTCGCTGAATTCATAATTGAACGTCCCGAAGGTCGACCAGCGCTCAGACGGCACCTGCAACAGCCAGTCGTCGTAGCGCCCCAGAAACTCGCCGCCATCAGTCAGATAGCTGCTCAGGTCTGAAATCGTTCCAGGGCTGTTCAGATTGAGGATACCACCCGGGCCCAATTGCGGACGCCGAAGGGCGCCTTGCGGCGTGAACGTGTAAAGATTGCCGCGTCCGCCAAGCTCCACGATCGCTTCAGCATGATCGTAGATCGAGCGATTGCCGTCCGTGAGTTTGAATGTGCCGTCGGCCTGACGGGCATAAAGCGGCGTACCATTCGCCGTCCACGGACGATCCTGCCCCCGAACCTGATCCGGGCTGTTGCTATACGCCCCGAACAGCGTGAAATTGCCGCGCCCGCCCGCAAAATTTTGCCCGTAAATCAGATCGAGATCATAGCTACCAAGGTCGCCGCGGGTCGATACGCCATAACGGGCATTGGCCTCGAGACCTTCAAAATCCTTCTTGAGGATGAAGTTGGCGACGCCGGCGACCGCATCCGCACCATAAAGTGCAGATGCACCACCGGTAATGACGTCAACGCGTTCGACGAGGTTGGTCGGAAGCGTGCTGATGTCGACAGCCGATGATCCAGGCATCGAGGCGACACGGCGACGCCCATTGACCAGAACCAGCGTCCGCTCGGTGCCGAGACCGCGCAGGTCGAGCGCGTTCACGCCGGCATTGCCTGATTGGTTTGAAGTCTGGTTCGTCTGTGTGACAAAGAGGCTGGGCAGCTGATTGACCAGATCGGCAATCTCGGTCACCCCCGATTGCCGAATAGTCTCCGCGTTGAGCACCGTAGTGGGTGTGGGGTTATCCGCCCCGGTTCGAATGATGCGACTGCCGGTGACGACGATATCCTCGCTGCTCCCCCCGTGCGTCGCGTCTTCGCCCTGTGACGTTTGTGCAATCGCGTGCGGCATCGTCGCCGCCATGGTCGCGCCCACAATCGCAGTCCCCGCCAACAGCCTTTTCAAAATGTCCACGTCCGGTCCCCTCGAGTCAAAAGTCACCTTCGTTGGTGTCGGATCGGAATTATCTCGGCAACGATTTTTTATGTGTATCAAATTTTTTGATAAGCATGTGTCGTTATTGCAACGATCGACATGTCTGCGTAATTTTGATGCCCAAAGGGGGCTACAATGCTCCATTGGTTACGATAGCGGGGGTGGGGCACGCGATAAGCGCGCGCAGATCTGATGCGCCGCTCTCTACGCGGCAACCGTACAATCCGGGCTCTTCACGCAGCGCGTTTCGGTGGCCTCGCGTATAAATTCGGCGATTTCGCTTGGCCGATGGCGCGTTGCCGCACGCGGCGTAACCTTCCAAAGTACGATTCATCAAATTTTTTGATGAATATGATATTCCATTGATGCATGATTTCGGCATTGATCATGATCGGCCTCAGCGCTGTTGTGCACTTTCTGCTCCATCGCAGAGCACTGAGGCCAATGCCTGGTCGGAGCAGACGCTCCTCGCCGGGTACTATTTTCGACCTTCACGGATGGCTTCCCCGCCATCGGCTTTTATTTCCGGAGTGCTATTCGCGTGGATTTCAGCCTCATCGCCCTCCCTTTCATCGCCATCGCAACGCTCGGAGGCGTGCCGACAGCACAGGCTGCGGCCAGCGAGAAAATGCCAGCCGCATCGATAGCATCGACAGCGAACCAGCAACTCAAGGCTTTATATGAGGCCGACTGGGCCTGGCGCATGGCCGAGACTGGGATGATCGAAGGGGAAGAGGGAGAACTTTTGCCCGGAAATCGGCTCCCACGCGTCGATGTCGCGTCCCAACTCCGGCGGCTGGACCATGACCGCAAAACATTGATCGCCCTCGATGCCATCCCCGCAGCGCAGTTGTCGGATGAAGAACGGATCAATGCAGAGGTGCTGCGAACCAACCTGCAGACGGCCATTGACGACGGCGCGTTTCGCGAATGGGAAATGCCATTTAACAGCGACAGTTCGTTCTGGACCTATCTCGATTCCCCCAGGGGTTTTCGCACCGCGGATGATTATCGGCGCTACATTGCACGGATGCGCGACGTACCGCGCTTCTTTGCCGAAAATATCGTCAATATGCGCGCCGGCCTCGCCCGTGGGTTCAGCGTGCCGCAGGCGACGCTGGTCGGCCGTGAAAAGTCCTTGCTGCCCTTCACCAGTCAGGATCTTGCGGCAAATCCTTTCTACATCGCCTTTGGCGACATGCCCGCGACCATCCCTGCCGCCGAACAGCAGGCGCTGCGCAACGAAGGGGAAAAGGCAATCCGCGAGGCGGTCGCCCCGGCCTACGCCGAACTTCTGATCTTCCTGCGCGATGAATATCTGCCGCGGGCACGCAAAACTCTTGCCGCCACGGCAATGCCCAATGGCAAGGCGTATTATGCGGCGCAGATCCGTGAATATGCCACGCTCGATCTCACGCCCGAGCAGATCCACGAAAAGGGGCTGGCCGAAGTTGCCCGCATCGAAGCCGAAATGCGCAAGACAATGGTTGATAGCGGCTTCAAGGGGGATTTCGCAGCCTATCTGCATTTCCTGCGTACCGATCCGCAATTCTATGCCAAGACTCCGGAAGAATTGCTGATGACATCGGCCTGGGTCGCCAAGCGGGTTGACGCGAAGATCGGCCAGGTCATTGGTTTTCTGCCGCGCCGCCGCTTCACCATTCTACCGGTGCCTGACGCGATCGCGCCCTTCTACACCGCAGGTCGCGGCGGGCTCGAAAGCTGCCTGATGAACACCTATGATCTGCCGAGCCGACCGCTCTACAATATCCCCGCGCTCACGCTGCATGAATGCTCGCCGGGGCACAGCCTGCAGGCAGCTCTTGCCGAAGAGCAGAAGGAAAAGGCCGCGTTCCGGCGCAATACCTATTTTTCGGGCTATGGCGAAGGCTGGGGCCTCTACACCGAGTGGCTGGGCGAAGGCATGGGTATCTACCGCACGCCCTATGAACGTTTCGGTCGGTTGAGCTAT is part of the Sphingomonas sp. C3-2 genome and harbors:
- a CDS encoding arylsulfatase, which gives rise to MPIVPASVRPLAIGVRLATMLFAASALTAPAMAPAASVPSTAPARADRQAERRPNIVIVLLDDVGFGASSAFGGAVHTPALEKLAGSGLTYNRFHTTSVCSPTRAALLTGRNAHRVAAGGVIEFPHRGYDWSWPDNSATVAQVLRKEGYATAAFGKWHNTPAAEIGPAGPFDRWPTGLGFQHFYGFMQGQDSQWEPLLYRDTTPVDPPAPANQPYHFSEDIADQAIRWLKTREAVDPGRPYFLYFAPGGAHAPHHVAPEWSDKYRGRFDQGWDRLREEVFTRQKKMGIIPADAELTPRPDELPAWDSLSPDQKRLYARQMEIFAGFLEHTDHEVGRMLDAVRAAPGGENTMVLYVVGDNGGSGEGAPDGSDIGLANIIYRLPSTVDEQLSHLDRLGTRDYDNHFSAAWAWATTTPFHWMKRVASSFGGTRNPLIVSWPARIGARGEVRSQFTAANDLVPTIYEAVGITPPRMVNGVEQTGFDGVSFAYSFNAPAAPSRHRIQYFEETGNRAIYQDGWMAAARRSLPWTLSCNPDFAGDRWALYNVDKDFSQARDLSAEYPEKLKTLQALFEREAKANHVYPMQDGCIIKTAGSQTITGGKAAEGAPSEPRKIVYPAGMDRLPVAKAPDFSGSHEISVPVDLNDGRAEGVILTNGSRYGGFTLYVRSGKLVYEANFFGKERISLKAPLPSAATTIGYRFTREQPGRFGGGTGQLLVNGKVVATRRFEHIGPPAQFGSFGVGRSHGGAVSNAYDGAYAFTGMLGPVTITLR
- a CDS encoding helix-turn-helix domain-containing protein; protein product: MLGTKSEKRPQLPLGERIRARRKELGLTLRELSETSGLSAPFISQAERDLTTPSLISLLALAKALDVDLSYFMTIPEDTQIVHRAANPKVIAVDSPVVYHDLSSQLENRRLDVMHIRIPPGHVFPVGRRNGEAVYYLLEGELHVTVGQTKAVLKPGDSMHFDSRLPHCARNVSDQAALLLFVGSPSEFVIQTRK
- a CDS encoding prolyl oligopeptidase family serine peptidase, whose translation is MKKQFLAALLPMALLVAPAVAQDPAPSATGSDDPYLWLEDIEGTRALAWVRAENEKTLRVLQSDPRYNQFRDQALAILQAQDRIPYVNFTANGLDNFWQDETHVRGIWRSTTLASYRTATPAWETILDFDALAAAEKRNWVYAGGDCLPPDERLCLLSLSDGGKDATALREFDVKDKAFVEGGFDLPEGKQNIVWVDADTLLVARPWDDASVTKAGYPFVVKELKRGQPLSSAREVYRGTVDDVGVSPMVLRDAAGRVHAVGVARGLSYFEYEYVLFGPKGPVQLPLPKKAALGGIVSGRLLLSLGEDWTAASGAHFKSGSLLSYDLEEWKRDPLGAQPSLVFEPSSRQAINSYRITKNRLFLTILDNVQGKALSYHHDGKAWHSTPIELPANAAIGFASASSDSDEVMFTVTNYLTPTSLWYYDAANGKIEVLKSSPERFDASQHVVEQFFAVSRDGVRIPYFLVRPKNARMDGSTPTLLYGYGGFQISQLPAYAGAMGRLWLEQGNAYVVANLRGGGEFGPSWHEAGQGANKQRTWDDFIAVAQDLIDRKMSSPSHLGVVGGSQGGLLVGAAMTQRPDLFNAAIVQVPLFDMLRFTKLGAGASYVGEYGDPENPTQRKWLEAYSPYHNLVADKRYPSPLILSSTKDDRVHPAHARKAAARLAALGQPYFYYENIDGGHSAASNLAETARRMALEYVYASVRLADQ
- a CDS encoding TonB-dependent receptor domain-containing protein, with the protein product MDILKRLLAGTAIVGATMAATMPHAIAQTSQGEDATHGGSSEDIVVTGSRIIRTGADNPTPTTVLNAETIRQSGVTEIADLVNQLPSLFVTQTNQTSNQSGNAGVNALDLRGLGTERTLVLVNGRRRVASMPGSSAVDISTLPTNLVERVDVITGGASALYGADAVAGVANFILKKDFEGLEANARYGVSTRGDLGSYDLDLIYGQNFAGGRGNFTLFGAYSNSPDQVRGQDRPWTANGTPLYARQADGTFKLTDGNRSIYDHAEAIVELGGRGNLYTFTPQGALRRPQLGPGGILNLNSPGTISDLSSYLTDGGEFLGRYDDWLLQVPSERWSTFGTFNYEFSDRISFFADAGYSRTHSRAGYQAHAAYGYDYVPADSPFITSEMIAANGGPILYDIPFTRRYSELGRGEALYRRSTVQATAGLEGTIPNLFGYEWKWTASYSFGQTRQEVESRNGTATDRYYLALDTTSDGMGNAICRSTLTDPTNGCVPLNPFQQLTPQVIDYLQYDTNPSRQTLRQHVLSGYLTGSLFALPAGEVQVVLGGEYRSESNNIGATPEFDPTSPLFDPTIGVTETALVGKYDVTEIFGELRVPLLKEKPFFHSLAIEGAVRYSDYSTAGGTTAYKLAGEWAPVRDIRFRTTYGKAVRAPNISELFTSTRVGGEWLADPCNYWDVVNRSTRTQYTAANCAIISPQNVNTYWQFRDVISTGNTDLGVETAKTLTAGAVVKPRFLPNLTVSVDYFDIKLRGAIDSFGAQQILNKCVDAPTLDNIFCDFVTRDANNDLVSVVTKQLNLSEYRTKGVDIEADIWFDLGRNAGRLSFNAAFTRLISRKFTYDPTDANTINETAGVFGAPKWKGVVRTNYANGPFTLNWNMRYLSSMRPSESITSDLYDVVHTGDVFYHDFYGSVDVNQKFTLFAGVNNAFDRAPPRLPGAESGGANFEYGATSGLYDVIGRTVYVGVRLRR
- a CDS encoding DUF885 domain-containing protein: MPAASIASTANQQLKALYEADWAWRMAETGMIEGEEGELLPGNRLPRVDVASQLRRLDHDRKTLIALDAIPAAQLSDEERINAEVLRTNLQTAIDDGAFREWEMPFNSDSSFWTYLDSPRGFRTADDYRRYIARMRDVPRFFAENIVNMRAGLARGFSVPQATLVGREKSLLPFTSQDLAANPFYIAFGDMPATIPAAEQQALRNEGEKAIREAVAPAYAELLIFLRDEYLPRARKTLAATAMPNGKAYYAAQIREYATLDLTPEQIHEKGLAEVARIEAEMRKTMVDSGFKGDFAAYLHFLRTDPQFYAKTPEELLMTSAWVAKRVDAKIGQVIGFLPRRRFTILPVPDAIAPFYTAGRGGLESCLMNTYDLPSRPLYNIPALTLHECSPGHSLQAALAEEQKEKAAFRRNTYFSGYGEGWGLYTEWLGEGMGIYRTPYERFGRLSYEMWRAARLVIDTGIHRYGWSRDKAIAYLANHTALSEHEVATEVDRYISWPGQAVAYKLGEMTIRRLRGEAEAALGRDFDQRRFHDTILALGSVPLSTLERRLNEFVDEEKHRLTK